The following proteins come from a genomic window of Sesamum indicum cultivar Zhongzhi No. 13 linkage group LG10, S_indicum_v1.0, whole genome shotgun sequence:
- the LOC105171849 gene encoding uncharacterized protein LOC105171849, with product MKLARKDFLLPLEVVGFAQSYLLGFMSQNPKGVSAAVKHQTSWHHPPINSIKINFDGGLLDGGRGVGLGVIARDAAGLCLAWLSLRLNRGGSMELAEDLAAREAIRLARRYWWLRVILEGDCSTLLHMLSSPELDFSVTQMLGSFLRF from the coding sequence ATGAAACTTGCACGTAAGGatttccttcttcctcttgaAGTCGTTGGCTTTGCTCAAAGCTATCTCCTTGGCTTCATGTCGCAAAATCCAAAGGGCGTGTCTGCTGCAGTGAAGCATCAAACTTCATGGCATCATCCTCCCATTAATAGCATAAAAATCAACTTTGACGGAGGACTACTCGATGGAGGACGGGGAGTAGGTTTGGGAGTTATTGCTCGTGATGCTGCTGGTTTGTGCTTGGCTTGGTTATCTCTTCGATTGAACAGGGGTGGATCGATGGAGTTGGCTGAGGATTTGGCGGCAAGGGAGGCCATCCGCCTTGCTCGTAGATACTGGTGGTTGCGCGTCATTCTTGAAGGAGACTGCAGCACACTCTTGCACATGCTTTCTTCTCCTGAACTAGACTTTTCTGTAACTCAGATGTTAGGTTCTTTTCTTCGCTTTTAG
- the LOC105171850 gene encoding E3 ubiquitin-protein ligase RLIM isoform X2, with the protein MDQMDIDRVMDIPVTPDGLGTRMIGVRNGVEEEYHDTFVVGSGSRRPPQHPPKYRSSSSNSLNPISYAAVAVEKSLSSKNAALFRKGMTEKSPSSKSHDTTYPQHLKIEKPCSSRSSSDNFMDRKVSNLRRPVSGNASPGEVTGNYPAEFRTRSKLANGPSSSHGLANNPTGFGIASQAKNAMSRFDLNVGYGDRIARNGNTQNRPGNNGFPSFDPTATPRVNRQKRLVRNGCISPNNIAKAKQVRETTNGSVDMRHNNNGSMTSIPTPVSIDIREFIAEDNNSHTVKGKGVVTQPPPKETDPGNKDLHSRSFRSSNEKVVETSYCTRSAGKSIEETGDWRSKRNATKKMNLSSFVVEKLVREVDVPRHASEHHENMRARREKGGMETTDNYPKDKNVYVQPLRQSTSKPRAQPGQLDGHCSVVTTFTTKQKQGSTSRCSTSVSGDPEVVFLSSSAGPSNSRSTSSSMENSQTIIEVGEFSPELGRNSHDEDARLRQVEADEVLARELQEQFYNEVPILGVGEVDTQIALALEHQDDSDYAFSRRGSLRSNSRRQRQSRPPSNRPRRRSQARASTSRRMTRLRGRFPGQPRSLLPTRGGNSLFPANMDADMRHLLGALETLSDLGVSSRILQTRRNFNENDYEMLLSLDENNNQHGGASVHHINGLPQSTVQTDNFEEACAICLETPTIGDIIRHLPCLHKFHKDCIDLWLRRKPSCPVCKSSTT; encoded by the exons ATGGATCAGATGGACATTGATCGTGTGATGGACATTCCTGTCACTCCTGATGGATTAGGTACGCGGATGATTGGTGTTAGGAATGGTGTAGAAGAGGAATACCATGATACATTTGTAGTCGGCAGTGGAAGCAGAAGGCCACCCCAGCATCCTCCAAAATATCGCAGCAGTTCCAGCAATTCTCTGAACCCCATTAGTTATGCGGCTGTTGCCGTGGAAAAATCTCTCTCCTCTAAGAATGCTGCTCTATTTCGAAAAGGGATGACTGAGAAGAGTCCTAGCTCCAAAAGCCATGACACTACTTATCCTCAACACCTAAAGATTGAAAAACCCTGTAGTTCTAGATCATCTTCTGACAATTTCATGGATCGGAAAGTAAGTAATCTGCGAAGGCCTGTATCTGGAAATGCTTCCCCTGGTGAAGTGACTGGAAATTATCCAGCTGAGTTTAGAACGAGATCTAAATTAGCGAATGGGCCTTCTTCTTCTCATGGTCTGGCAAATAATCCAACTGGTTTTGGCATTGCCAGCCAAGCAAAAAATGCTATGAGTAGATTTGATTTAAATGTTGGTTATGGAGATAGGATTGCGCGTAATGGCAATACACAAAACAGACCTGGCAATAATGGTTTTCCATCTTTTGATCCCACTGCAACACCTAGAGTAAATAGACAGAAGAGATTGGTACGAAATGGATGTATATCTCCAAATAATATAGCCAAGGCAAAACAGGTTAGGGAAACCACTAATGGTTCTGTAGATATGAGGCATAACAACAATGGTTCTATGACATCTATTCCAACGCCTGTTTCAATTGACATCAGGGAATTCATTGCTGAAGATAACAATTCTCACACAGTAAAGGGGAAAGGAGTGGTAACTCAGCCCCCACCAAAGGAGACTGATCCAGGAAACAAAGATTTACATAGCAG GAGCTTTAGAAGTTCCAATGAGAAGGTTGTGGAAACCAGTTATTGCACCAGGAGTGCAGGTAAAAGCATTGAAGAAACAGGTGACTGGAGAAGCAAACGCAATGCGACTAAGAAAATGAACTTATCATCATTTGTTGTGGAAAAACTTGTTAGGGAAGTAGATGTCCCAAGACATGCCAGTGAACACCATGAGAACATGAGGGcaagaagagaaaaaggtGGCATGGAAACTACTGATAACTACCCTAAGGATAAGAATGTTTATGTTCAACCATTAAGACAATCAACATCCAAGCCTAGGGCTCAGCCAGGACAATTGGATGGGCATTGTTCTGTTGTGACCACATTCACCACAAAACAGAAGCAAGGATCCACCTCAAGGTGTTCCACTTCAGTCTCTGGTGATCCAGAAGTTGTCTTTCTTAGTTCATCGGCAGGACCATCAAATTCAAGATCAACTTCTAGTAGTATGGAGAATTCACAGACAATTATCGAGGTTGGTGAATTTTCTCCTGAATTAGGACGTAATTCCCATGATGAAGATGCTAGGTTGAGACAGGTTGAAGCGGATGAAGTTCTGGCTCGTGAACTTCAAGAGCAGTTTTACAATGAAGTGCCTATTCTTGGAGTTGGAGAG GTTGATACGCAGATCGCGCTGGCCTTGGAGCACCAGGATGATTCTGATTATGCATTTTCTAGG AGAGGTTCATTGAGATCTAACTCACGGAGACAAAGACAATCTCGGCCTCCTTCAAACCGTCCTCGTCGAAGGTCTCAGGCTCGAGCTTCTACATCAAGAAGAATGACAAGGCTGAGGGGTCGTTTTCCTGGACAACCCCGTAGTCTATTGCCAACTAGAGGAGGGAATTCCTTGTTTCCCGCCAACATGGATGCTGACATG AGACATTTACTGGGAGCACTGGAGACCTTAAGTGACTTGGGAGTGAGCAGTCGCATCCTTCAAACTCGGCGTAATTTTAATGA GAATGATTACGAAATGTTATTGTCTCTTGATGAAAATAACAATCAGCATGGTGGTGCATCTGTTCATCATATTAATGGCCTTCCACAATCGACAGTTCAG ACTGATAATTTTGAAGAAGCCTGCGCAATTTGTCTTGAAACTCCAACTATTGGAGACATTATTCGCCATCTCCCTTGTTTacacaaatttcacaaagat TGCATTGATCTGTGGTTAAGGCGGAAACCATCTTGCCCAGTTTGCAAGTCATCAACTACCTGA
- the LOC105171850 gene encoding E3 ubiquitin-protein ligase RLIM isoform X1, whose protein sequence is MIMDQMDIDRVMDIPVTPDGLGTRMIGVRNGVEEEYHDTFVVGSGSRRPPQHPPKYRSSSSNSLNPISYAAVAVEKSLSSKNAALFRKGMTEKSPSSKSHDTTYPQHLKIEKPCSSRSSSDNFMDRKVSNLRRPVSGNASPGEVTGNYPAEFRTRSKLANGPSSSHGLANNPTGFGIASQAKNAMSRFDLNVGYGDRIARNGNTQNRPGNNGFPSFDPTATPRVNRQKRLVRNGCISPNNIAKAKQVRETTNGSVDMRHNNNGSMTSIPTPVSIDIREFIAEDNNSHTVKGKGVVTQPPPKETDPGNKDLHSRSFRSSNEKVVETSYCTRSAGKSIEETGDWRSKRNATKKMNLSSFVVEKLVREVDVPRHASEHHENMRARREKGGMETTDNYPKDKNVYVQPLRQSTSKPRAQPGQLDGHCSVVTTFTTKQKQGSTSRCSTSVSGDPEVVFLSSSAGPSNSRSTSSSMENSQTIIEVGEFSPELGRNSHDEDARLRQVEADEVLARELQEQFYNEVPILGVGEVDTQIALALEHQDDSDYAFSRRGSLRSNSRRQRQSRPPSNRPRRRSQARASTSRRMTRLRGRFPGQPRSLLPTRGGNSLFPANMDADMRHLLGALETLSDLGVSSRILQTRRNFNENDYEMLLSLDENNNQHGGASVHHINGLPQSTVQTDNFEEACAICLETPTIGDIIRHLPCLHKFHKDCIDLWLRRKPSCPVCKSSTT, encoded by the exons Atg ATTATGGATCAGATGGACATTGATCGTGTGATGGACATTCCTGTCACTCCTGATGGATTAGGTACGCGGATGATTGGTGTTAGGAATGGTGTAGAAGAGGAATACCATGATACATTTGTAGTCGGCAGTGGAAGCAGAAGGCCACCCCAGCATCCTCCAAAATATCGCAGCAGTTCCAGCAATTCTCTGAACCCCATTAGTTATGCGGCTGTTGCCGTGGAAAAATCTCTCTCCTCTAAGAATGCTGCTCTATTTCGAAAAGGGATGACTGAGAAGAGTCCTAGCTCCAAAAGCCATGACACTACTTATCCTCAACACCTAAAGATTGAAAAACCCTGTAGTTCTAGATCATCTTCTGACAATTTCATGGATCGGAAAGTAAGTAATCTGCGAAGGCCTGTATCTGGAAATGCTTCCCCTGGTGAAGTGACTGGAAATTATCCAGCTGAGTTTAGAACGAGATCTAAATTAGCGAATGGGCCTTCTTCTTCTCATGGTCTGGCAAATAATCCAACTGGTTTTGGCATTGCCAGCCAAGCAAAAAATGCTATGAGTAGATTTGATTTAAATGTTGGTTATGGAGATAGGATTGCGCGTAATGGCAATACACAAAACAGACCTGGCAATAATGGTTTTCCATCTTTTGATCCCACTGCAACACCTAGAGTAAATAGACAGAAGAGATTGGTACGAAATGGATGTATATCTCCAAATAATATAGCCAAGGCAAAACAGGTTAGGGAAACCACTAATGGTTCTGTAGATATGAGGCATAACAACAATGGTTCTATGACATCTATTCCAACGCCTGTTTCAATTGACATCAGGGAATTCATTGCTGAAGATAACAATTCTCACACAGTAAAGGGGAAAGGAGTGGTAACTCAGCCCCCACCAAAGGAGACTGATCCAGGAAACAAAGATTTACATAGCAG GAGCTTTAGAAGTTCCAATGAGAAGGTTGTGGAAACCAGTTATTGCACCAGGAGTGCAGGTAAAAGCATTGAAGAAACAGGTGACTGGAGAAGCAAACGCAATGCGACTAAGAAAATGAACTTATCATCATTTGTTGTGGAAAAACTTGTTAGGGAAGTAGATGTCCCAAGACATGCCAGTGAACACCATGAGAACATGAGGGcaagaagagaaaaaggtGGCATGGAAACTACTGATAACTACCCTAAGGATAAGAATGTTTATGTTCAACCATTAAGACAATCAACATCCAAGCCTAGGGCTCAGCCAGGACAATTGGATGGGCATTGTTCTGTTGTGACCACATTCACCACAAAACAGAAGCAAGGATCCACCTCAAGGTGTTCCACTTCAGTCTCTGGTGATCCAGAAGTTGTCTTTCTTAGTTCATCGGCAGGACCATCAAATTCAAGATCAACTTCTAGTAGTATGGAGAATTCACAGACAATTATCGAGGTTGGTGAATTTTCTCCTGAATTAGGACGTAATTCCCATGATGAAGATGCTAGGTTGAGACAGGTTGAAGCGGATGAAGTTCTGGCTCGTGAACTTCAAGAGCAGTTTTACAATGAAGTGCCTATTCTTGGAGTTGGAGAG GTTGATACGCAGATCGCGCTGGCCTTGGAGCACCAGGATGATTCTGATTATGCATTTTCTAGG AGAGGTTCATTGAGATCTAACTCACGGAGACAAAGACAATCTCGGCCTCCTTCAAACCGTCCTCGTCGAAGGTCTCAGGCTCGAGCTTCTACATCAAGAAGAATGACAAGGCTGAGGGGTCGTTTTCCTGGACAACCCCGTAGTCTATTGCCAACTAGAGGAGGGAATTCCTTGTTTCCCGCCAACATGGATGCTGACATG AGACATTTACTGGGAGCACTGGAGACCTTAAGTGACTTGGGAGTGAGCAGTCGCATCCTTCAAACTCGGCGTAATTTTAATGA GAATGATTACGAAATGTTATTGTCTCTTGATGAAAATAACAATCAGCATGGTGGTGCATCTGTTCATCATATTAATGGCCTTCCACAATCGACAGTTCAG ACTGATAATTTTGAAGAAGCCTGCGCAATTTGTCTTGAAACTCCAACTATTGGAGACATTATTCGCCATCTCCCTTGTTTacacaaatttcacaaagat TGCATTGATCTGTGGTTAAGGCGGAAACCATCTTGCCCAGTTTGCAAGTCATCAACTACCTGA
- the LOC105171852 gene encoding chalcone synthase-like: MARTVEEIRRAQRAEGPATVLAIGTANPPICVEQSSFPDYYFRITNSEHKTQLKQKFKRICEKSKIKKRYTHLSEEMLKENPNICAFMAPSLDARQDIIVTEVPKLGKEAAKKAIAEWGQPKSKITHLIFCTTSGIDMPGADYQLTKLLGLRPSVKRFMIYMQGCFAGGAVLRMAKDLAENNAGARVLVICSETTTMGFRGPSEGHLDNLVGNVLFSDGAAAVIVGSDPIVGVERPLFQLVSAAQTIVPDSGGDLSGVVREAGLIVNLSPDVPCKISENAEKSLEEAFEPLGISDWNSIFWIAHPGGPAILDQIEAKLGLKPEKLWSSRHVLSEYGNMASASVFFALDEMRKISAKQGLKSTGEGLDWGVLLAFGAGITIETLVLHSVPIN; encoded by the exons ATGGCGAGAACTGTTGAGGAGATCCGCAGGGCTCAACGTGCGGAGGGGCCGGCCACCGTCTTGGCCATCGGGACTGCCAATCCTCCGATTTGCGTCGAGCAATCCTCTTTTCCTGATTACTATTTTCGAATCACTAATAGCGAACACAAAACTCAgctcaaacaaaaatttaagcGCATAT GCGAGAAATCGAAGATCAAGAAACGTTACACACACTTATCTGAAGAAATGCTAAAAGAGAATCCAAACATATGTGCTTTCATGGCGCCGTCACTGGACGCCAGGCAAGACATCATTGTGACTGAGGTGCCCAAACTCGGCAAAGAAGCTGCGAAGAAGGCGATTGCTGAATGGGGGCAACCAAAATCAAAGATCACCCACCTAATATTCTGCACTACTAGCGGTATTGACATGCCCGGCGCTGACTACCAACTCACAAAGCTCCTCGGCCTCCGCCCCTCCGTCAAGCGTTTCATGATTTACATGCAGGGTTGCTTTGCAGGTGGCGCCGTCCTCCGCATGGCCAAAGATTTGGCGGAGAACAATGCGGGTGCTAGGGTTCTAGTTATTTGCTCTGAAACTACAACCATGGGTTTTCGTGGCCCAAGTGAAGGTCACTTGGATAATCTTGTGGGGAATGTGTTGTTTAGTGATGGCGCGGCCGCAGTTATCGTGGGTTCTGACCCGATTGTGGGGGTAGAGCGGCCGCTTTTCCAACTTGTCTCCGCAGCTCAAACTATTGTGCCCGACAGTGGTGGTGATCTTTCTGGAGTTGTACGTGAAGCCGGGCTGATTGTCAACCTTTCACCAGATGTTCCCTGCAAGATATCTGAAAATGCTGAGAAGAGTCTGGAGGAAGCGTTTGAACCTTTGGGTATTTCTGATTGGAACTCAATATTCTGGATTGCACACCCCGGTGGACCAGCAATTCTGGATCAAATTGAGGCCAAGTTAGGCTTAAAGCCCGAAAAACTCTGGTCAAGTAGGCACGTGTTAAGTGAGTATGGGAACATGGCGAGCGCGTCCGTGTTCTTTGCACTTGATGAAATGCGGAAGATCTCGGCCAAGCAAGGGTTGAAGTCCACCGGGGAAGGGTTGGATTGGGGAGTGTTGCTTGCGTTTGGGGCGGGCATCACCATTGAGACCCTAGTGCTGCACAGTGTACCAATCAATTGA
- the LOC105171853 gene encoding chalcone synthase J-like, whose product MSRTVEEIRRAQRAEGPATVLAIGTANPPNCVEQSTFPDYYFRITNSEHNPQLKQKFERICKKSMIERRYMYLTEEILKENSEICSFMGPSLNARQDIVVTEVPKLGMEAAQKAITEWGQPKSKITHLVFCTTSGVDMPGADYQLTKLLGLSSSVKRYMMYEQGCFAGGTVLRVAKDLAENNAGARVLVVCAEITAITFRGPSGSHLDNLVGHALFGDGAGAVILGSDPKVGVERPVFQLLSASQTILSDSTGALVGHLREAGLFVNLSPDIPYHISENIENSLIEAFEPLGISDWNSIFWVAHPGGRAILDQIEIKLALKPEKLRSSRHVLSEYGNMSSACVLFVLDEMRKTSIKQGLSSTGEGLEWGVLFGFGPGITVETVVLHSMPIN is encoded by the exons ATGTCGAGAACTGTTGAGGAGATCCGCAGGGCTCAACGAGCGGAAGGGCCGGCCACCGTCTTGGCCATCGGGACTGCCAATCCTCCAAATTGCGTCGAGCAATCCACTTTTCCTGACTACTATTTTCGCATCACTAACAGCGAACACAATCCTCAgctcaaacaaaaatttgagcGCATAT GTAAGAAATCCATGATCGAGAGACGTTACATGTACTTGACAGAAGAAATATTGAAAGAGAATTCAGAGATCTGCAGCTTTATGGGGCCGTCGCTCAACGCCAGGCAAGACATCGTCGTGACTGAGGTGCCCAAACTCGGCATGGAAGCTGCACAAAAGGCAATCACTGAATGGGGGCAGCCAAAATCCAAGATCACCCACCTCGTATTCTGCACCACCAGTGGTGTTGATATGCCCGGCGCTGACTACCAACTGACCAAGCTCCTCGGCCTCTCCTCATCTGTCAAGCGCTACATGATGTACGAGCAAGGTTGCTTTGCAGGTGGCACTGTTCTTCGCGTGGCCAAAGATTTGGCGGAGAACAACGCAGGTGCCAGGGTTCTAGTCGTTTGCGCTGAAATTACGGCCATAACTTTCCGTGGCCCGAGTGGAAGTCACTTGGATAATCTCGTGGGGCATGCGTTGTTCGGAGATGGTGCCGGCGCGGTTATTTTGGGTTCTGACCCGAAGGTGGGGGTAGAGCGGCCAGTTTTCCAGCTTCTCTCAGCGTCACAGACTATTCTGTCCGACAGCACTGGTGCTCTTGTTGGGCATTTACGCGAAGCTGGACTGTTTGTCAACCTTTCGCCAGATATTCCATACCATATATccgaaaatattgaaaatagtCTGATTGAAGCGTTTGAGCCTCTGGGTATTTCTGATTGGAACTCTATTTTCTGGGTTGCACATCCCGGTGGACGTGCGATTTTGGACCAGATAGAGATAAAGTTAGCCCTAAAGCCTGAAAAACTCCGGTCGAGTCGGCATGTGTTGAGTGAGTATGGGAACATGTCGAGTGCATGCGTGCTCTTTGTACTTGATGAGATGAGGAAGACTTCAATCAAGCAGGGGCTAAGCTCCACCGGGGAAGGGTTGGAGTGGGGCGTGCTGTTCGGATTTGGGCCAGGCATCACCGTCGAGACCGTAGTGCTGCATAGCATGCCAATCAATTAA